The Arthrobacter russicus genome has a segment encoding these proteins:
- a CDS encoding HAMP domain-containing sensor histidine kinase, which produces MTFLRRLLSSLGFRLALGFALIAAISAGATGAVTTWSARDNILEAEQNRLIGDFNRMFAELPNEIGDPYLNDTPNRAQFILDGIRNQLRGPMGAEIPGTSQFVGNLSPDAVPESIRAASVPGNQPLYLRTRDGGSAAFSVAQAKEIQFYTGAGTVASYPVLVYASYPLNKQEQQINGLTTQTALLTLSVGVAAAFVGVLLCRQVLRPITALRRAVDRFGRSPTPVRLRASGVRELGGLIDSFNHTSGQLHRTVAELTESEKRARRFVADVSHELRTPTAAMVAAADTLDNPATAPEQLAQAGRVTASAARRLAKLTEDLLEISRFDAGQIALQPVGFDAVERLGLLIAERGWPQVSISAAEELRVRLDARRFDVIAANLIGNALSHGGAPVDVVLDATESRLRLEVIDHGTGIAADDLPLLFDRFFKSDQSRSRGGTGLGLALVAENTALLGGSVQVQSSPGRTVFTVELPFAGDAEE; this is translated from the coding sequence ATGACTTTTCTGCGCAGATTGCTCAGCAGCCTGGGCTTCCGCCTGGCGCTGGGCTTCGCGCTGATCGCAGCGATCTCGGCCGGAGCCACCGGCGCGGTCACCACCTGGTCCGCGCGCGACAACATCCTCGAGGCGGAACAAAACCGCCTGATTGGTGATTTCAACCGGATGTTCGCCGAGTTGCCGAACGAAATCGGCGACCCCTACCTGAACGACACGCCGAACCGGGCCCAATTCATCTTGGACGGGATTCGAAACCAACTCCGCGGGCCGATGGGCGCGGAAATCCCGGGAACCAGCCAATTCGTCGGCAATCTCAGCCCCGACGCGGTTCCGGAGAGCATCCGTGCGGCGTCGGTTCCGGGCAACCAACCACTGTACCTTCGGACCCGGGACGGCGGTTCCGCCGCGTTCAGCGTCGCCCAGGCCAAAGAAATTCAGTTCTACACCGGGGCCGGCACCGTGGCGAGCTATCCGGTGCTGGTCTACGCGAGCTACCCGTTGAACAAACAAGAACAACAGATCAACGGGCTCACCACGCAGACCGCGCTGCTGACGCTTTCGGTCGGCGTCGCAGCGGCCTTCGTCGGCGTGCTGCTCTGCCGGCAGGTGCTCCGGCCGATCACCGCGCTGCGCCGCGCCGTGGACCGGTTCGGCCGGTCGCCGACCCCGGTCCGGCTCAGGGCCAGCGGAGTCCGCGAACTCGGCGGCTTGATCGACAGCTTCAACCACACCTCCGGCCAGCTGCACCGGACCGTCGCCGAGCTCACCGAATCCGAAAAACGGGCCCGCCGCTTCGTCGCCGACGTATCGCACGAACTGCGCACGCCGACCGCCGCCATGGTCGCCGCTGCGGACACCTTGGACAATCCCGCAACGGCCCCGGAGCAGCTGGCCCAAGCCGGCCGGGTCACCGCCTCGGCGGCCCGGCGGCTCGCGAAACTCACCGAGGACCTGCTGGAGATTTCGCGCTTCGACGCCGGTCAGATCGCCTTGCAGCCGGTTGGGTTCGACGCCGTCGAACGGCTCGGCCTGTTGATCGCCGAACGCGGTTGGCCGCAGGTTTCCATCTCGGCGGCCGAAGAACTGCGGGTCCGCCTGGATGCCCGGCGCTTCGACGTGATCGCGGCGAACCTGATCGGCAACGCGCTGAGCCATGGCGGCGCCCCGGTCGACGTCGTGCTCGACGCCACGGAAAGCCGGTTGCGGCTCGAGGTCATCGACCACGGCACCGGCATCGCCGCCGATGACCTTCCCTTGCTCTTCGACCGGTTCTTCAAATCCGATCAGTCGCGCAGCCGCGGCGGTACCGGCCTGGGCCTGGCCCTGGTCGCGGAGAACACCGCGCTCCTGGGCGGTTCAGTCCAGGTGCAGAGCAGCCCGGGACGGACCGTCTTCACGGTGGAACTGCCTTTTGCCGGAGACGCCGAAGAGTAG
- a CDS encoding LytR C-terminal domain-containing protein: MSPTESTAELEEKHDGAVAARQFLLFLSGAALIGALLSAGLGLGLGKMLPAAKATALSCPTDAQDPVAPAEVKLTVYNSTSVSGLAASTSQQLKNAGMTVFKVGDKAAPSGIDQQQLTKTGGGKAPQVVIAISGNALKTAATLQGFFPESLVLLRSGPISAVDVYLIADKPTFQAEARREARVLKCASTG, from the coding sequence ATGAGCCCGACGGAAAGCACTGCGGAGCTGGAGGAAAAACATGACGGCGCCGTTGCAGCCCGGCAATTCCTCCTGTTCCTCTCAGGGGCAGCCCTGATCGGCGCGTTGCTGTCGGCAGGCCTCGGGCTGGGACTCGGAAAAATGCTTCCCGCAGCAAAAGCGACGGCCCTGAGTTGCCCCACAGATGCCCAAGATCCGGTGGCGCCGGCCGAGGTCAAGTTGACGGTTTACAATTCGACGTCGGTCAGCGGATTGGCCGCAAGCACCTCGCAGCAGTTGAAAAACGCCGGGATGACCGTGTTCAAGGTCGGAGATAAGGCCGCGCCCAGCGGCATCGATCAGCAGCAGCTCACGAAGACCGGTGGCGGCAAAGCTCCGCAGGTGGTCATCGCAATATCCGGGAATGCGCTGAAAACTGCGGCCACGTTGCAAGGCTTCTTTCCCGAATCGTTGGTGCTGCTCCGCAGCGGACCCATCTCTGCGGTCGATGTCTATCTGATCGCGGACAAACCGACATTCCAAGCCGAGGCGCGTCGCGAAGCACGGGTGCTCAAGTGCGCATCCACCGGTTGA
- a CDS encoding D-alanyl-D-alanine carboxypeptidase family protein, protein MKIRIPLQSLLAGVLIAALAACAPGPAASGDGPNAAAVGAGPAASGQSWGRMLDWPTAAASIMQQGGDAPLLNQSGQRPAPIASAAKIITALTLLAEHPIGSGEPGPSIDLDSSDVKRYEAYRQIDGSVLPVYSGMRLTLREALAAMLLPSANNIADTLAVWAFGSLAKYRAVAQQRVTELNLGSTTVGLDASGFDPSTTSTAHDLALLASAAMDSPVIADLVARTSFDIEGYGPVQNTNSLLGSNGVIGLKTGTSNQARGVFLFAAKATVDGRPTVLVGAVQGAGERARDAIEQARKLLGSIRDGSAPDQPGMAQTGPAVRR, encoded by the coding sequence ATGAAAATCCGGATTCCACTCCAGAGCCTGCTGGCCGGCGTACTCATCGCCGCACTCGCGGCCTGCGCTCCGGGCCCGGCCGCGAGCGGCGATGGCCCGAATGCTGCGGCGGTCGGCGCAGGCCCGGCAGCTTCGGGCCAATCGTGGGGTCGCATGCTCGACTGGCCGACTGCCGCCGCAAGCATCATGCAACAGGGCGGCGACGCTCCGCTGCTCAACCAGAGCGGCCAAAGGCCGGCACCGATCGCCAGCGCCGCCAAAATCATCACCGCGCTGACCCTGCTGGCGGAGCATCCGATCGGCTCGGGGGAACCCGGTCCGTCGATCGACCTGGATTCCTCCGATGTGAAACGGTACGAGGCGTACCGGCAAATCGACGGTTCAGTCCTTCCGGTCTACTCGGGCATGCGATTGACGCTGCGCGAGGCTTTGGCGGCAATGCTCCTGCCTTCGGCCAACAACATCGCGGACACGCTGGCCGTCTGGGCCTTCGGCAGTCTGGCGAAATACCGCGCTGTGGCGCAGCAAAGAGTCACCGAGTTGAACCTTGGATCGACCACGGTCGGCCTCGACGCCAGCGGCTTCGATCCTTCGACCACCAGCACCGCGCACGACTTGGCCCTGCTGGCATCCGCCGCCATGGACTCTCCGGTGATCGCGGATCTGGTGGCCCGGACCAGTTTCGACATCGAAGGCTACGGACCGGTGCAGAACACCAACTCGTTGCTCGGCAGCAACGGCGTGATCGGGCTGAAGACCGGAACCAGCAATCAGGCCCGCGGGGTGTTCCTGTTCGCCGCAAAGGCTACCGTGGACGGCCGGCCGACGGTCTTGGTCGGCGCGGTCCAGGGAGCCGGCGAGCGTGCCCGGGATGCCATCGAGCAGGCTCGGAAACTGCTCGGCTCGATTCGCGATGGGTCCGCCCCGGACCAGCCGGGAATGGCTCAGACCGGGCCGGCGGTACGGCGATGA
- a CDS encoding phosphomannomutase/phosphoglucomutase — MTSNENTLDLTASFKAYDVRGIVGESITAPMVEAIGAAFVDTLDLAGKTVLVGGDMRPSSPEFCKAFAHGANLRGADVKLLDLISTDELYFASGHFDAAGAMFTASHNPAEYNGIKMTRAGAVPLSSESGLNEIRDLTAQYLASGIPAVENPGQMGVRDVLKDYARYLRSLVDLSGSRPLKVVVDAGNGMAGLTTPAVLGNQLLPALPLEIIPMYFELDGTFPNHEANPLEPANLVDLQAAVVAHGADIGLAFDGDADRCFVIDEKGDPVSPSAVTALVARREIARARAAGEETPTIIHNLITSRAVPELVLADGGRPVRTRVGHSFIKAVMAAEGAVFGGEHSAHYYFRDFYNADTGMLAAMHVLAALGEQPLPLSELGAEYEPYVSSGEINSKIDDKSAAVGRVREVYEREGVTVDELDGVTFSADSGDWWFNLRPSNTEPYLRFNGEAKDRPTLEELRDAVLTLVRV; from the coding sequence GTGACGAGCAATGAGAACACCCTGGATCTGACCGCGTCTTTCAAGGCCTACGACGTGCGCGGCATCGTCGGCGAAAGCATCACTGCGCCCATGGTCGAGGCGATCGGAGCGGCCTTCGTGGACACCTTGGACCTCGCCGGGAAAACCGTCCTGGTCGGCGGGGACATGCGGCCGTCGTCACCGGAATTCTGCAAGGCCTTCGCGCACGGGGCGAATCTCCGCGGTGCGGACGTCAAGTTGCTCGACCTGATTTCCACCGACGAACTCTACTTCGCCTCGGGGCACTTCGACGCGGCCGGGGCGATGTTCACCGCGAGCCACAACCCGGCCGAATACAACGGGATCAAAATGACCCGGGCCGGCGCCGTGCCGCTGTCTTCGGAATCCGGGCTCAACGAAATCCGGGATCTCACCGCGCAATACCTGGCGTCCGGCATACCCGCGGTGGAAAACCCGGGCCAGATGGGCGTCCGCGACGTGCTCAAGGATTACGCCCGTTACCTGCGTTCGCTCGTCGACCTCAGCGGCTCCCGTCCGCTCAAAGTGGTCGTGGACGCCGGCAACGGGATGGCCGGGCTCACCACGCCCGCGGTGCTGGGCAACCAATTGCTGCCCGCATTGCCGCTGGAAATCATCCCGATGTACTTCGAATTGGACGGCACGTTCCCGAACCACGAAGCCAATCCGCTGGAACCGGCCAATCTGGTCGATTTGCAGGCCGCCGTCGTCGCGCACGGGGCAGATATCGGCCTGGCTTTCGACGGCGACGCGGACCGTTGCTTCGTGATCGACGAAAAGGGCGATCCGGTCTCCCCCTCGGCGGTCACCGCCTTGGTCGCCCGCCGGGAAATCGCCCGGGCCCGTGCAGCCGGCGAAGAAACTCCGACGATCATCCACAACCTGATCACCTCGCGTGCGGTGCCGGAGCTGGTGTTGGCCGACGGCGGCCGGCCGGTGCGCACCCGGGTGGGGCATTCCTTCATCAAAGCAGTCATGGCAGCTGAAGGCGCGGTATTCGGCGGCGAGCACTCGGCGCACTACTATTTCCGCGATTTCTACAACGCGGACACCGGGATGCTCGCCGCGATGCACGTGCTGGCCGCTTTGGGCGAGCAGCCGTTGCCGCTCTCCGAGCTCGGCGCCGAATACGAACCCTACGTTTCCTCCGGCGAGATCAACTCCAAGATCGACGACAAATCGGCGGCGGTCGGCAGAGTCCGCGAAGTGTACGAACGCGAGGGCGTCACGGTCGATGAATTGGACGGCGTGACCTTCTCCGCGGATTCCGGTGACTGGTGGTTCAACCTGCGGCCGTCGAACACCGAGCCTTACCTGCGTTTCAACGGCGAGGCCAAGGACCGCCCGACCCTGGAGGAACTGCGCGACGCGGTGCTCACGCTGGTCCGCGTCTAG
- a CDS encoding RecQ family ATP-dependent DNA helicase, protein MNPQTRTDARELLAALVGRPDAEFHDGQFEAIEALVDGGRRALVVQRTGWGKSAVYFVASLLLRRRGSGPTLIVSPLLALMRDQVAAAARAGVRAVAINSANATEWDAVREALAADEVDVLLVSPERLNNPRFRDEQLPDLIRRTGLLVIDEAHCISDWGHDFRPDYRRIAELIGQLPSTVPVLATTATANSRVVADIEEQLAGGPRADGGVRSDGGVLTIRGPLARKSLRLGVLRMQNSRDRLGWLLSHLAELPGSGIIYTLTVSAAEDTARLLAERGHQVLAYTGRTDTAERESAEQQLKDNQIKALVATSALGMGFDKPDLGFVVHLGAPASPVAYYQQIGRAGRSTENADVVLLPGSEDQDIWKYFATASMPSQANADAVLQALAEAPGAMSVAALEVRVDVRRTPLELLLKVLAVDGAVERVAGGWRSTGQPWVYDAERYRRIAQARLDEQDSMLVYEQTAGCRMEYLAAALDDPTAAPCGRCDNCAGRWFSDGVEREQLDAAAQTLRRAGVVVEPRAQWPSGMDRLGVPVKGKIPAEQSCAEGRALARLTDLGWGGALREIFAEGAADAPISAELLQACVGVLKDWAGEGWSGQDLSAAGGSGGNRPVAVVSIPARARPLLTRSFAQGIADIGRLPYLGELSLAHGGPRGSRGGNSAYRLAGVWDRLVVGPELAASLAEQGVVGGTVLLVDDLVDSRWTMTLAARALRQAGVGAVLPLLLAQAG, encoded by the coding sequence ATGAATCCGCAGACCCGAACCGATGCCCGCGAACTCCTGGCGGCGCTGGTCGGCCGGCCGGATGCCGAATTCCACGACGGCCAGTTCGAAGCGATCGAGGCCCTGGTCGACGGCGGTCGGCGGGCCTTGGTGGTGCAGCGAACCGGCTGGGGGAAGTCCGCGGTCTATTTCGTGGCATCCCTTTTGCTGCGCCGCCGCGGCTCCGGGCCCACGCTGATCGTCTCGCCGCTCCTGGCCCTGATGCGGGACCAGGTCGCAGCGGCTGCCCGGGCCGGCGTGCGGGCGGTGGCGATCAACTCCGCGAACGCCACCGAATGGGATGCGGTGCGTGAAGCCTTGGCTGCGGATGAAGTCGATGTGCTGTTGGTGTCGCCGGAAAGGCTGAACAATCCGCGGTTCCGGGACGAACAGCTGCCGGATCTGATTCGCCGGACCGGTTTGCTGGTGATCGACGAGGCGCACTGCATTTCGGACTGGGGGCACGACTTCCGGCCGGACTACCGGCGGATTGCGGAACTGATCGGTCAATTGCCGAGCACGGTTCCGGTCCTGGCCACGACCGCGACGGCGAATTCCCGGGTGGTTGCGGACATCGAAGAGCAGTTGGCCGGAGGTCCGCGCGCAGACGGTGGCGTGCGCAGCGACGGCGGAGTGCTGACGATCCGCGGCCCCTTGGCGCGCAAGTCCTTGCGACTGGGCGTGCTCCGGATGCAGAACTCGCGGGACCGGCTGGGCTGGTTGTTGAGCCATTTGGCCGAGCTGCCGGGCAGCGGGATCATCTATACGCTGACCGTTTCGGCGGCCGAGGACACCGCCCGGTTGCTCGCCGAACGGGGCCACCAGGTTTTGGCCTACACCGGCCGCACGGACACCGCGGAGCGCGAATCGGCAGAGCAGCAGCTCAAGGACAACCAGATCAAGGCACTGGTGGCCACGAGTGCCTTGGGGATGGGCTTCGACAAACCCGATTTGGGTTTCGTGGTCCACCTGGGCGCGCCCGCTTCGCCGGTGGCCTACTACCAGCAGATCGGCCGCGCCGGCCGCAGCACCGAGAATGCCGACGTGGTGCTCTTGCCCGGCTCGGAAGACCAGGACATCTGGAAGTACTTCGCGACCGCGTCGATGCCGTCACAAGCCAACGCGGATGCGGTGCTGCAGGCCCTGGCCGAGGCGCCCGGGGCGATGTCCGTCGCCGCGCTCGAAGTACGGGTCGACGTGCGTCGGACTCCGTTGGAATTGCTGCTCAAGGTGTTGGCCGTGGACGGAGCCGTGGAGCGGGTTGCCGGCGGCTGGCGCTCGACTGGCCAGCCCTGGGTCTATGACGCCGAGCGTTACCGCAGGATCGCGCAGGCCCGTTTGGACGAACAAGACTCAATGCTGGTTTACGAGCAGACCGCGGGCTGCCGGATGGAATATTTGGCCGCGGCTTTGGACGATCCCACCGCTGCGCCATGCGGGCGCTGCGACAACTGCGCCGGGCGATGGTTTTCCGATGGGGTCGAACGCGAACAGCTCGACGCCGCCGCGCAGACCTTGCGCCGGGCCGGAGTGGTGGTCGAGCCGAGGGCGCAGTGGCCGTCTGGAATGGACCGGTTGGGAGTGCCGGTGAAGGGCAAGATCCCGGCCGAGCAGTCCTGCGCCGAGGGCCGGGCGTTGGCCCGGCTGACCGATTTGGGCTGGGGCGGTGCGCTGCGCGAGATCTTCGCGGAAGGTGCCGCTGATGCGCCGATTTCCGCGGAGCTGCTGCAGGCCTGCGTCGGGGTGCTGAAGGACTGGGCCGGGGAAGGGTGGTCCGGGCAGGATCTTTCCGCAGCCGGCGGCTCAGGCGGCAACCGGCCGGTTGCCGTGGTGTCGATTCCGGCCCGGGCCCGGCCGCTGCTGACCCGGTCCTTTGCGCAAGGTATCGCCGATATCGGCCGGTTGCCCTATTTGGGCGAGCTGAGCTTGGCACACGGCGGGCCGCGCGGCTCCCGGGGTGGCAACAGCGCCTATCGCCTCGCCGGAGTCTGGGACCGGCTGGTGGTCGGTCCCGAGCTGGCCGCATCCTTGGCCGAGCAGGGGGTCGTGGGCGGTACGGTATTGCTCGTCGACGATCTGGTGGACAGCCGCTGGACCATGACCCTGGCGGCCCGGGCGCTCCGCCAGGCCGGCGTCGGCGCCGTGCTCCCGTTGCTGTTGGCGCAGGCCGGCTGA
- a CDS encoding RrF2 family transcriptional regulator, producing the protein MRISVFEDASLRILMLLAATPDRQLTSRSIAEAVGVPYNHVSKAVLKLAELGLLDSSRGRGGGVRISASGLTASVGGLLRSLDKDEFPAACRSAQGDCPLNHQCTLQSALDRAKEAFYRSLDQVVIAELPHPAQMRPVLLGLPGIR; encoded by the coding sequence ATGCGGATCAGCGTTTTCGAAGACGCTAGCCTTCGGATCCTGATGCTTCTGGCCGCAACCCCGGATCGCCAACTGACGTCCCGGAGTATCGCCGAAGCAGTCGGCGTGCCCTACAACCATGTGAGCAAAGCCGTGCTCAAACTGGCCGAACTCGGCTTGTTGGATTCCAGCCGCGGCCGCGGCGGCGGGGTCCGGATCAGCGCTTCCGGCTTGACCGCCAGCGTCGGCGGGCTGCTGCGTTCCTTGGACAAGGACGAGTTCCCCGCTGCCTGCCGGAGCGCCCAGGGCGATTGCCCGTTGAACCACCAATGCACCCTGCAATCGGCACTCGACCGGGCCAAAGAGGCGTTTTATCGGAGCTTGGACCAGGTGGTCATCGCCGAGCTGCCGCATCCGGCGCAGATGCGCCCGGTGCTGCTGGGTCTGCCCGGCATCCGATAG